A genomic stretch from Calditrichota bacterium includes:
- the mreC gene encoding rod shape-determining protein MreC → MRRRLPTLLPPREYTILALLVFLAVALTTSSTRTSMDGPRLAVLAIVAKAARPVAAIEQWVKLGRENTELRRINAQLVLDNAILAEARAENERLRALLGFTTQAPLDYVPARVIGTSTQGFVNCVILDVGSGKGLRKNMPVVCAEGLVGKLYTVGRDQSLAQLLTDRNARVSARVQRSRVTGIVRSVHANLFLLEQVPKRADVRVGDVVVTSGLTPMFPAGLKIGTVSAVSEEAPGLFMTISLLPAADFSRLEELLVVRSPAEASQALKP, encoded by the coding sequence ATGCGGCGTCGTCTACCCACTCTTTTGCCACCGCGCGAGTACACCATCCTGGCGCTGCTGGTGTTCTTGGCCGTGGCCTTGACCACCTCCAGCACCCGCACGTCCATGGATGGCCCCCGTTTGGCGGTACTGGCCATTGTGGCCAAGGCCGCGCGACCCGTGGCGGCCATAGAGCAGTGGGTAAAGCTTGGCAGAGAAAACACCGAGTTGCGGCGCATCAACGCGCAGTTGGTGCTGGACAATGCCATTCTTGCCGAGGCCAGGGCCGAGAACGAAAGGCTGCGAGCCCTGCTGGGATTCACCACTCAAGCGCCGCTCGATTATGTGCCGGCGCGGGTGATCGGCACCTCCACGCAGGGCTTTGTCAACTGCGTTATCCTGGACGTAGGCAGTGGCAAGGGGCTGCGCAAGAACATGCCGGTGGTCTGCGCCGAAGGCCTGGTTGGCAAGCTGTACACTGTTGGGCGCGACCAGTCGTTGGCTCAGTTGCTCACCGACCGCAACGCACGGGTGAGCGCCCGGGTGCAGCGCAGCCGGGTGACCGGCATCGTGCGCAGTGTCCATGCGAACTTGTTCCTCCTGGAGCAAGTGCCCAAACGGGCTGACGTCCGCGTGGGGGACGTGGTTGTCACTTCTGGGCTGACTCCCATGTTCCCCGCGGGGTTGAAAATCGGCACGGTCAGTGCCGTCTCCGAGGAGGCCCCTGGCCTCTTCATGACCATCTCCTTGCTTCCTGCTGCCGATTTCAGCCGTCTGGAGGAACTGCTGGTCGTCCGTTCTCCTGCCGAAGCGAGCCAAGCGCTGAAGCCATGA
- the mreD gene encoding rod shape-determining protein MreD: MRYLSYIVLLLAGVVLQVGVLRFASVMGVAPDLLLLATVVVGLRSGQVPGMVFGFLAGLAIDLVTATLVGPSALSNTIVGFIAGLWHGYTVSLRRNASLLVLLVCVSVHELIMAIVQALAPGTHLGFVLLRWTLPRAVYSLALGMLVFVLLPQKVWRARSTSLFGGRV; encoded by the coding sequence ATGAGATATCTGTCCTACATCGTGCTTCTCCTTGCAGGCGTGGTGCTCCAGGTCGGAGTACTCCGTTTCGCCAGTGTCATGGGCGTTGCCCCGGACCTGCTTCTGCTGGCGACCGTCGTGGTGGGGTTGCGCAGCGGACAGGTTCCCGGGATGGTCTTCGGCTTTCTCGCCGGCTTGGCGATCGACCTGGTCACCGCCACGCTGGTGGGGCCCTCTGCTCTGAGCAATACGATCGTGGGCTTCATCGCCGGCCTGTGGCATGGCTACACCGTAAGTCTTCGCAGGAACGCCTCTCTCCTGGTGCTGCTCGTGTGTGTGTCGGTGCATGAGCTCATCATGGCAATTGTGCAGGCGCTCGCGCCCGGGACCCACTTGGGCTTTGTGCTCCTCCGGTGGACGCTGCCGCGCGCCGTTTACAGCTTAGCTCTGGGCATGCTGGTGTTCGTACTGCTTCCACAGAAGGTCTGGCGAGCGCGCTCGACAAGTCTGTTCGGGGGGCGTGTGTAG
- the mrdA gene encoding penicillin-binding protein 2, translating to MQAANVEHNRFLFKVGLYVAFGVIALRLFQLQVLSAERYTREAERNRIRAVPLEATRGVIYDVNGTVLVENRPAYSVSVIPYEVTGRDSVLALLGEILGLSREELVTRIQRNKWGTFTPTKVSHHISDLALARLEEHRLDLPGVIFEVEPRRAYPLGPLAPHAFGYLGEISPAELTTLRDAGYQMGDLLGKKGLEKQYEPLLRGQKGYLYLEVDAVGREIRALDKPAPTPPREGQSLLTGLDADMQARLVEAMAGKKGGAVFLNCRNGEVLAIASFPGFDLEALSGMLSPQAWTAVLNDPDKPLFDRVIQGAFPAGSTFKLVIAAAALESGALTKDFSVTCGGFTRLGTHTFDCWKKQGHGRLQMIEAIERSCNVYFYNVGLHVDIDTWARCAKNFGFGQPTGIDLPNESPGNLPDRAFLDARYGKDAWTRGMMLNLAVGQGDLLVTPLQMAQLAMAIANEGVYYRPHLVRGTVEPANRSVKWVNVEQHHVEGVSPETYAVLKQGMWRVVQGERGTGAACRLPNVEVAGKTGTAQNPHGEDHAWFIGFAPFSSPEVAFAVFVENGGKGGAVAAPVARRVLEVYFQKHSPQAPPIAARVVEEDR from the coding sequence ATGCAGGCAGCGAATGTCGAGCACAACCGTTTTCTGTTCAAAGTCGGGCTCTACGTCGCGTTCGGCGTGATCGCGCTGCGGCTCTTCCAGCTCCAGGTGCTGTCGGCAGAACGCTACACGCGCGAGGCCGAACGCAACCGCATTCGCGCCGTTCCCTTGGAGGCCACCCGCGGCGTAATTTACGACGTGAACGGCACCGTCCTCGTAGAGAACCGCCCAGCATACTCGGTTTCAGTGATCCCTTATGAGGTAACCGGCCGCGACTCCGTGCTCGCACTGCTCGGGGAGATCCTTGGCCTGTCACGTGAAGAGCTTGTCACACGCATCCAACGCAACAAGTGGGGCACGTTTACTCCCACCAAAGTCAGCCACCACATCAGCGACCTGGCCTTGGCCCGCCTCGAGGAACACCGTTTGGACCTCCCGGGGGTGATCTTCGAAGTGGAGCCCCGGCGTGCCTACCCGCTTGGTCCGTTGGCGCCCCATGCGTTTGGCTATTTGGGAGAAATCTCTCCCGCTGAATTGACCACGTTGCGCGATGCAGGCTACCAGATGGGTGACCTGCTTGGCAAGAAGGGGCTGGAAAAGCAGTATGAACCTCTTTTGCGCGGGCAAAAAGGCTATCTCTACCTGGAAGTGGACGCCGTCGGACGCGAGATCCGCGCCTTGGACAAGCCTGCGCCTACGCCGCCACGTGAGGGTCAGAGCCTTCTCACCGGTCTGGACGCGGATATGCAAGCTCGCTTGGTCGAGGCCATGGCGGGCAAAAAGGGTGGCGCCGTTTTCTTGAATTGCCGCAACGGCGAGGTGCTTGCCATCGCCAGCTTCCCAGGCTTTGATTTGGAGGCGCTATCCGGCATGCTCAGCCCCCAGGCCTGGACAGCTGTGCTCAACGACCCGGACAAGCCGCTGTTTGACCGTGTGATTCAAGGAGCCTTTCCGGCGGGGTCCACCTTCAAGCTGGTCATCGCCGCTGCCGCCCTGGAAAGCGGCGCGCTCACCAAGGACTTTTCCGTGACCTGCGGTGGTTTCACCCGCCTGGGCACCCACACTTTCGACTGCTGGAAGAAGCAGGGACACGGCCGCCTGCAGATGATCGAGGCGATTGAGCGGTCATGCAACGTCTACTTCTACAACGTCGGCCTGCATGTGGACATCGATACCTGGGCGCGCTGTGCAAAAAACTTTGGATTTGGCCAGCCCACAGGGATCGATCTGCCTAATGAGAGCCCTGGCAATCTGCCCGATCGGGCGTTCCTCGATGCCCGCTACGGCAAAGATGCCTGGACGCGTGGCATGATGCTGAACCTGGCTGTGGGGCAAGGCGACCTGTTGGTGACACCTCTACAAATGGCGCAACTGGCCATGGCCATCGCCAACGAAGGGGTCTATTATCGGCCTCATCTGGTGCGAGGCACAGTGGAACCGGCTAACCGCAGTGTCAAGTGGGTGAACGTAGAGCAACACCACGTCGAGGGGGTGTCGCCGGAAACTTACGCCGTCCTCAAGCAAGGCATGTGGCGTGTGGTCCAGGGCGAAAGAGGCACTGGAGCTGCATGCCGCCTGCCCAACGTAGAGGTGGCGGGCAAGACGGGTACCGCCCAGAATCCGCACGGCGAAGACCATGCGTGGTTCATCGGCTTTGCGCCGTTTTCCAGTCCGGAGGTGGCCTTTGCCGTCTTTGTGGAGAACGGCGGCAAAGGCGGCGCGGTTGCCGCCCCAGTTGCCAGGAGGGTGCTGGAAGTCTATTTCCAGAAGCACTCGCCGCAAGCACCGCCAATTGCTGCCCGCGTGGTGGAGGAGGACCGGTAG
- the rodA gene encoding rod shape-determining protein RodA, producing the protein MVSRLDTPILACMVLLMAIGLLAIYSATAHHESPFLRGSLTRQAIWAVSGLVVAGIATIVPFRTIERFAYVLYGAVLVMLVAVLFVGKGANARWFALGPARLQPAEFAKVGVVIALARFLTGRRTDVNSAKDILTAAAIVAVPTLLVLKQPDLGTALVFLGSLLPLLYWAGLRGFTLFLIVAPAVTALASFKFMTFFLAMLGLAALLYFSRRGRRVLVFNLLLNLGVGVLAPALYNRLAPYQQNRILAFLGLKTDPHGVSYQVIQSKVAIGSGGLFGKGFMQGSQTQLRFLPEQHTDFIFSVIGEEFGFVGSLFVLTLFFVLLFRALRIAATARNQFTSLVVAGAVTVIALHVVINIGVTLGIMPVTGLPLPFVSYGGSSLWTFAILVGFMLNGSLHRLDY; encoded by the coding sequence ATGGTCAGCCGCCTGGACACACCCATACTCGCGTGCATGGTGCTGCTGATGGCCATCGGCCTGCTCGCCATCTACAGCGCCACCGCCCACCACGAATCGCCCTTTTTGCGGGGCAGCCTCACCCGGCAGGCGATCTGGGCGGTGAGCGGCCTGGTGGTCGCCGGCATCGCGACGATAGTCCCATTTCGCACGATCGAGCGGTTTGCCTACGTCCTCTATGGCGCCGTCCTGGTCATGCTGGTGGCGGTTCTTTTCGTCGGAAAGGGGGCAAATGCCCGTTGGTTCGCCCTTGGTCCGGCGCGCCTGCAGCCTGCAGAATTTGCCAAGGTCGGCGTCGTCATAGCGCTGGCCCGCTTCCTCACCGGCCGCCGTACCGACGTCAATAGCGCCAAGGACATCTTGACTGCCGCGGCGATCGTGGCAGTGCCAACTCTCCTGGTGCTGAAACAACCAGACCTTGGCACCGCTTTGGTGTTCTTGGGGTCACTGCTCCCCCTTCTCTACTGGGCTGGGCTCAGAGGGTTCACTCTTTTCCTCATTGTGGCTCCGGCCGTCACTGCCTTAGCCTCGTTCAAGTTCATGACTTTCTTCCTGGCAATGCTCGGGCTGGCAGCTTTGCTCTACTTTTCCCGCCGAGGTCGCCGCGTGCTTGTCTTCAACCTGCTTCTTAACCTGGGCGTGGGCGTGTTGGCGCCGGCGCTCTACAACAGGTTGGCGCCCTATCAGCAGAATCGCATCCTCGCCTTTCTTGGCCTCAAAACAGACCCGCATGGGGTAAGCTACCAGGTCATCCAGTCGAAGGTAGCAATTGGCTCTGGTGGTCTTTTCGGCAAAGGGTTTATGCAAGGTTCCCAGACGCAGCTCCGCTTTCTGCCTGAGCAACATACCGACTTTATCTTCTCCGTCATCGGCGAGGAGTTTGGCTTCGTAGGGTCGCTGTTCGTGTTGACCTTGTTCTTCGTGTTGCTGTTCCGAGCGCTGCGTATCGCCGCCACGGCCAGAAACCAGTTCACCAGCCTGGTAGTAGCAGGCGCCGTGACGGTCATCGCGCTCCATGTCGTCATCAACATCGGGGTAACCTTGGGCATAATGCCGGTTACCGGCTTGCCGTTGCCCTTCGTGAGCTATGGTGGCTCATCGCTCTGGACGTTCGCCATTTTGGTGGGTTTCATGTTGAACGGCTCGCTCCATCGCCTGGATTATTGA